One region of Gloeocapsopsis sp. IPPAS B-1203 genomic DNA includes:
- a CDS encoding glycosyltransferase, with protein sequence MVYSHDTFGLGNIRRMLSICEYLLESIPDVSILLVSGSPMLHSFRIPAGLDYIKLPCINRGYSGNLSTKYLGTQVDETVKLRTDIILAATANFKPDLFLVDKKPYGLDRELKPTIDYIKRFLSHTKLVLLLRDILDCPEVTIEEWQKQGYYTAIQWFYDKVLVVGTPEVFDFCQEYKCPPPVASKIQQCGYIRKNFKENPNDILHKLALEPQEKLVLVTPGGGEDGYQLVNTYLSGLALLPATHHIKSVVIAGPEMPQFHKQALYQIAKQYSHVQICEFTEQLSVYMKRANLVICMGGYNTLCEVISLNKKAIVVPRIHPVAEQCIRAERMANLGLVKMIHPHSLTSEILMRSVFRELDNTQEDQPPCIDLNALPRISQCIEMLLYNQELDSKQYLTKETQWLTTTILKSVIY encoded by the coding sequence ATGGTTTATTCTCACGATACATTCGGTCTCGGCAATATTCGGAGAATGTTATCTATCTGCGAATACTTATTAGAGTCTATTCCTGATGTATCAATTTTACTTGTCTCTGGCTCACCTATGCTACATAGTTTTAGGATACCAGCAGGGTTAGACTATATTAAATTACCTTGTATCAATCGCGGCTATTCAGGCAATTTATCAACGAAATATCTAGGGACACAAGTAGATGAAACTGTCAAGTTAAGAACAGATATTATTTTAGCCGCTACTGCCAATTTTAAACCAGACTTATTTTTAGTAGACAAAAAACCATATGGATTAGACCGCGAGTTAAAACCAACAATTGATTACATCAAACGCTTTTTATCTCACACAAAACTTGTTCTACTTTTGCGGGATATTCTAGATTGTCCTGAAGTTACTATAGAAGAGTGGCAAAAGCAGGGATATTACACAGCAATTCAATGGTTTTACGACAAAGTTTTAGTAGTAGGAACCCCAGAAGTTTTTGATTTTTGCCAAGAATATAAATGTCCTCCTCCTGTTGCGTCTAAAATTCAACAGTGTGGCTACATTCGCAAAAATTTTAAGGAAAATCCCAACGACATATTACATAAATTAGCACTTGAACCACAAGAAAAACTAGTACTTGTTACTCCTGGCGGTGGTGAAGATGGCTATCAATTAGTTAATACTTATTTATCAGGACTAGCTTTACTACCCGCAACACATCATATCAAAAGTGTAGTTATTGCTGGACCAGAAATGCCGCAATTTCATAAACAGGCATTGTATCAAATAGCAAAACAGTATTCTCATGTCCAAATATGTGAGTTTACAGAGCAACTGAGTGTTTACATGAAAAGAGCAAATCTAGTGATTTGTATGGGAGGATATAACACCCTTTGTGAAGTCATTTCACTTAACAAAAAAGCAATTGTTGTACCGCGCATTCATCCTGTTGCTGAACAATGCATTCGTGCTGAACGTATGGCTAACCTAGGGTTAGTGAAAATGATTCATCCGCATAGCTTAACTTCTGAAATTTTAATGCGATCTGTTTTTAGAGAACTTGACAATACTCAAGAAGATCAACCTCCATGTATAGATTTAAATGCTCTACCTCGTATTAGTCAATGTATAGAGATGTTGCTGTATAACCAAGAACTCGATAGTAAGCAGTATTTAACTAAGGAGACGCAATGGCTAACAACAACAATCCTAAAATCGGTTATCTACTAA
- a CDS encoding glycosyltransferase, producing the protein MANNNNPKIGYLLKTFPKLSETFILNEILELERQGINLHIFSLRKPQDEKHHAALQTLKADVTYIPSLFPRSSQDIVHLQEANVLLMQQNLQNYFQLLHLDHSTSEIESLNIFLQAGYLVKAIRETGICHLHAHFINIPTAVAEVAAQLCGIPYSITAHAKDIYLSKPEVLNRRISQAKFVLTCTKYNQQFLQKLSTSNTPIYLSYHGLDLAKFTPNIKQEIVKTLPTILSVGRFCEKKGFPHLIQACKLLKERNYKFQCLIVGYGPLQAEIEQLIAELKLEDCIFLVGKMTQDELIEMYRQADIFVLPCHITENGDRDGIPNVLLEAMAMKVPVISTNISGIVELIQHKINGILVPPKEPYTLAIELENLINNPQFRKVLSNQGRIQVSSNFSIEKNTIDLKNIFMSVLANEYSSKQPVLEAEVSLV; encoded by the coding sequence ATGGCTAACAACAACAATCCTAAAATCGGTTATCTACTAAAAACATTTCCTAAATTATCAGAAACATTCATTTTGAATGAAATCCTAGAATTAGAACGTCAAGGAATAAATCTGCATATTTTCTCCTTAAGAAAACCTCAAGATGAAAAACATCATGCTGCACTTCAAACACTTAAAGCAGATGTAACTTACATTCCATCTTTATTTCCTCGATCTTCGCAAGATATAGTGCATCTGCAAGAAGCTAATGTATTGCTAATGCAACAAAACCTACAAAACTACTTTCAATTACTACATTTAGACCACTCAACCTCAGAAATAGAGAGCTTAAATATCTTTTTACAAGCAGGGTATTTAGTAAAAGCAATTCGTGAAACAGGAATATGTCATCTTCACGCACACTTTATCAATATTCCTACTGCAGTTGCTGAAGTAGCTGCTCAATTATGTGGAATCCCCTATAGTATCACTGCTCATGCAAAAGATATCTATTTATCTAAGCCTGAAGTTTTAAATCGGAGAATTAGTCAAGCAAAATTTGTTTTGACTTGTACAAAGTATAACCAACAGTTTTTGCAAAAACTCTCTACTAGTAATACTCCTATTTATCTTAGTTATCACGGTTTAGATTTAGCAAAATTTACTCCCAATATCAAGCAAGAAATAGTTAAAACATTACCTACTATTTTAAGTGTTGGTAGATTTTGTGAGAAAAAGGGTTTCCCTCATCTTATTCAAGCCTGTAAACTTCTCAAGGAAAGAAACTATAAGTTTCAATGCCTTATTGTAGGGTATGGTCCTCTGCAAGCTGAAATTGAACAACTAATTGCTGAGTTGAAGCTAGAAGATTGCATATTTCTAGTTGGCAAGATGACTCAAGATGAGTTAATTGAGATGTATCGTCAAGCTGATATTTTTGTGCTTCCTTGTCACATTACAGAAAATGGCGATCGCGACGGAATACCAAATGTACTTTTAGAAGCAATGGCAATGAAAGTACCAGTAATTTCTACTAACATATCAGGAATAGTAGAATTAATACAACATAAAATAAATGGCATTCTTGTACCACCAAAAGAGCCTTATACTCTGGCAATAGAACTAGAGAATCTTATCAACAATCCACAATTTAGAAAGGTATTAAGTAATCAAGGTAGAATACAGGTTTCAAGTAATTTTTCTATTGAAAAAAATACTATAGATTTAAAAAACATCTTTATGTCTGTACTTGCAAATGAATACTCTTCAAAACAACCTGTATTAGAAGCAGAGGTGTCTTTAGTATGA
- a CDS encoding glycosyltransferase → MKKLMFYCQHILGMGHLVRSMEIIRGLTKDFEVCFINGGQVVDDFDIPADVQVVNLPAIKTDSEFKELQVVDTTQKLEEIQEYRKLKLLNIFEQFQPDCLIIELFPFGRRRFSFELIPLLESVKAARKNTKVICSLRDIVVTKQDQARHEEKVCKLMNKYFDMLLIHGDSQFQKLEESFSRVSDIKCEVYYTGYVVQKTNNLSIKLSEDILEKPLILVSVGGGRFGHELLDCVVKTSTILQKRIPHQFLMFTGPFMPEEKYTQLQRMADGCKNIKIYRYTSNFLKYMEAADLSISMAGYNTTMNILTTKVRAMILPFTGNDDQEQALRSQKLENLGIVDVIHASELIPDIFAEKIMTCLNKQPNQIKIDLEGVIKTANFVNQVVDKKHVIASY, encoded by the coding sequence ATGAAAAAACTCATGTTTTACTGCCAACATATTTTAGGTATGGGGCATCTTGTTCGCAGTATGGAAATTATTCGAGGATTAACTAAAGACTTTGAAGTTTGTTTCATCAATGGCGGACAAGTTGTTGATGATTTTGATATACCTGCAGATGTTCAGGTTGTGAATTTACCCGCCATTAAAACTGATAGTGAATTCAAAGAACTACAAGTTGTTGATACTACACAAAAATTAGAAGAAATTCAAGAATATCGCAAGCTCAAACTCTTAAATATATTTGAGCAATTTCAACCTGACTGTTTGATAATAGAACTTTTCCCTTTTGGAAGAAGAAGATTTTCTTTTGAGTTAATTCCTTTACTAGAAAGTGTAAAAGCTGCTCGAAAAAATACAAAAGTGATCTGCAGCCTGCGTGATATTGTTGTCACTAAGCAAGATCAAGCTCGGCATGAAGAGAAAGTGTGTAAATTAATGAATAAGTATTTTGATATGCTACTTATTCATGGCGATTCTCAATTTCAAAAACTAGAAGAAAGTTTTTCAAGAGTGAGCGATATCAAGTGTGAAGTTTACTACACAGGGTATGTTGTTCAAAAAACAAATAACTTATCTATAAAATTATCAGAAGATATCTTAGAAAAACCTTTAATTTTAGTTTCAGTAGGTGGTGGAAGATTTGGTCATGAATTATTAGATTGTGTCGTCAAAACATCTACTATTTTACAAAAAAGAATACCACATCAATTTTTGATGTTTACGGGGCCATTTATGCCTGAAGAAAAATATACACAGCTTCAAAGGATGGCAGATGGTTGTAAAAATATTAAAATCTATCGCTATACTTCAAATTTCCTCAAGTATATGGAAGCTGCTGATTTGTCGATTAGCATGGCAGGCTACAACACTACAATGAACATTTTAACGACGAAAGTAAGAGCAATGATTCTGCCTTTTACTGGAAATGACGATCAAGAACAAGCACTAAGATCTCAAAAGTTAGAAAACTTAGGAATTGTTGATGTTATTCATGCTAGTGAACTAATTCCTGACATCTTTGCCGAAAAAATTATGACTTGTTTAAACAAGCAACCAAATCAAATTAAGATTGATTTAGAGGGAGTCATAAAAACTGCCAATTTTGTTAACCAAGTTGTGGACAAGAAGCACGTAATTGCTAGCTATTAA
- a CDS encoding glycosyltransferase, whose translation MKRICITTLEFPPDVGGVGESVNRIARLLLALNYEVHVAVFHSKDRKVSADCRKRASCATIEQDGILVHRIEPAIRTAISTKQDFLSEIYLQLKLLQHQYQFDIFHAFFINETGYLTTLIARENSIPVINSVRGSDLHKHIFNPTLHAQMVWVLENSSWVTFVSQDLYNRATLFAPTVQTKSSVFWNSIEPINFTQLPLPRLVDKLQGLVIGSVGRFRDKKGIEYLLDACVELKEEIDFTLLLVGDFAEKECEYWQQEIASSSISENILITGIVERKEALAYLPHIDIFAIPSLHDGCPNAMLEAMLSGRAIVGTNVDAIGGILVDEVDALVVNPASSEELAIALRSLASQPQLRHKLGDAAKRKAIAAFSPTVEQQHWQEVYHQVLSPEELALINLGVA comes from the coding sequence ATGAAGAGAATTTGTATTACTACTTTAGAGTTTCCCCCAGATGTGGGTGGAGTAGGAGAGTCAGTAAACCGAATAGCTCGCCTCCTACTAGCATTAAATTATGAAGTTCATGTAGCAGTGTTTCATTCAAAAGATCGTAAAGTTAGCGCTGATTGCCGCAAACGAGCAAGTTGTGCAACGATTGAACAAGATGGCATCTTAGTTCATCGAATTGAACCAGCAATTCGTACTGCTATTTCTACAAAACAAGATTTTTTAAGTGAAATTTATTTACAATTAAAGTTACTGCAACACCAGTATCAATTTGATATTTTTCATGCTTTCTTTATTAATGAAACAGGCTATTTAACAACATTAATTGCTAGAGAAAACAGCATACCTGTTATCAATAGTGTACGGGGAAGCGATTTACACAAACACATCTTTAATCCTACGTTACACGCACAAATGGTGTGGGTATTGGAAAACTCTTCTTGGGTAACTTTTGTGAGCCAGGATTTGTATAACCGAGCTACATTATTTGCTCCAACAGTTCAAACTAAATCATCAGTATTTTGGAATTCGATTGAACCAATTAATTTTACTCAGCTTCCTTTACCACGTTTAGTTGATAAACTACAAGGTCTTGTGATTGGTTCTGTAGGAAGATTTCGTGATAAAAAAGGAATTGAGTATCTTCTTGATGCTTGTGTAGAACTTAAAGAAGAAATAGATTTTACTTTACTCTTAGTTGGTGATTTTGCTGAGAAAGAGTGCGAATATTGGCAACAAGAAATTGCCAGCAGTAGCATTAGCGAAAATATCTTAATTACTGGTATTGTTGAGCGCAAAGAAGCTTTAGCCTACTTACCACATATTGATATTTTTGCAATTCCTTCGCTACACGACGGTTGTCCGAATGCCATGCTAGAAGCAATGCTAAGCGGTAGAGCAATTGTAGGCACAAATGTGGATGCAATTGGGGGAATTTTAGTAGATGAAGTAGATGCCTTAGTTGTTAATCCAGCTTCAAGCGAAGAATTGGCTATTGCATTACGAAGTTTGGCTTCTCAACCACAATTACGACATAAACTTGGAGATGCGGCAAAGCGAAAAGCGATCGCTGCTTTCTCTCCTACAGTTGAACAACAGCATTGGCAAGAAGTCTACCACCAAGTTTTATCTCCTGAAGAATTAGCTTTAATTAACCTTGGTGTTGCGTAA
- a CDS encoding glycosyltransferase, with the protein MNSQVTIVVVPRERFSYTRESLESIYAHTKFPFELVYVDGGSPAHIESYLKQQAEEKNFKLIRSDRYLSPNQARNLGIPAVNSKYTVFVDNDVIVTPGWLTRLVQCAEETEAAVVAPLVCIGQPDAGIVHLAGGEARIELQEREKNGKTKIRRRVHEKHYFVNRRLDDVRGQLQRIQCEFAEFHCVLVQTEVFTKTGLLDEKLLSTREHIDFSMTVAQAGGKIYCEPESIVTYVPGPPFELTDMPFFMLRWSDAWELASLKHFREKWDVTEDKYFQKRYERLGERRYQAFLKPFIRRFSFGRQNYWLVQKIVPLERKLNRYISDRYQQKLGVSN; encoded by the coding sequence ATGAATTCACAAGTCACAATCGTTGTTGTACCACGCGAACGTTTTAGCTATACACGCGAGTCTTTAGAAAGCATTTACGCTCATACAAAATTTCCCTTTGAGTTAGTTTACGTTGACGGAGGGTCGCCAGCGCACATTGAGAGTTACTTAAAACAGCAAGCCGAGGAAAAGAACTTTAAACTCATCCGTAGCGATCGCTATCTTTCACCCAACCAAGCACGAAACTTGGGAATTCCTGCAGTGAACAGCAAGTATACTGTCTTCGTCGATAACGATGTTATTGTCACTCCAGGTTGGCTAACTCGTTTAGTACAGTGTGCAGAAGAAACAGAAGCTGCTGTTGTTGCGCCTTTAGTTTGTATTGGTCAACCAGATGCAGGAATTGTTCATTTAGCTGGTGGAGAAGCCCGCATTGAACTGCAGGAGAGAGAGAAAAACGGCAAAACTAAAATTAGACGTCGCGTTCATGAAAAGCACTACTTTGTCAATCGTCGCCTAGATGATGTCCGCGGTCAGTTGCAGCGGATTCAATGTGAGTTTGCTGAATTTCACTGTGTCTTAGTGCAGACAGAGGTATTTACGAAAACCGGCTTACTTGATGAAAAACTGCTAAGCACCCGCGAGCATATTGACTTTAGTATGACAGTAGCTCAAGCAGGTGGAAAAATCTACTGCGAACCAGAGTCTATTGTCACCTATGTTCCAGGACCTCCCTTTGAGTTAACTGATATGCCCTTCTTTATGCTGCGTTGGAGTGATGCTTGGGAACTGGCAAGTCTCAAACACTTTCGTGAAAAATGGGACGTTACAGAAGATAAATACTTTCAAAAGCGCTACGAACGCTTAGGAGAACGCCGCTACCAAGCTTTCTTAAAACCATTCATACGTCGCTTTAGTTTTGGTAGACAGAACTACTGGCTAGTACAAAAAATAGTACCCCTAGAAAGAAAGTTGAATCGCTATATCAGCGATCGCTACCAGCAAAAGCTAGGAGTGAGTAATTAG
- a CDS encoding ABC transporter ATP-binding protein has protein sequence MSRRPKNIKEALPGLSRIFSKFAPQIRKQKLLIGASFLALLAETAFRLLEPWPLKLIFDYIIVSGFQTEALPIPALRGLNPVTLLTIFTGAIVAIALARAAAAYCSTVGMAIAATQVMTEIRGNLYTHLQRLSLSFHSKIKSGDLITRVTYDVERLREATVTAALPLFTNILTLIGMLGVMFWLNWELATLAIAAFPLFVFSTFRTTKSIQGVARTQRKREGAMAATAAEAIGAIKVVQALSLQKILEGAFASQNKKSLKDGARVQRLSAALERSVEALVALATALVLWRGVQLVLTQAISPGDLLVFINYLKTAFKPMRYLAKYTGQIAKATASGERIIDLLDAVPDIRDTRGAIAAPPFQGKVQFENVTFAYEPEQPVLRNISFTVKPGQQVALVGPSGGGKSSLVSLLLRLYDPLEGRILIDGHDLREYKLDSLRQQISIVLQDSVLFAVSVRDNISYGSLTATHQEIEAAAKLANAHDFIMAMPQGYDTILSERGSTLSGGQRQRIAIARAAVRQAPIVILDEPTTGLDNQNERAVSEALDRLTAGRTTFIISHNLRATEQADLILYIEQGKVLETGTHQELICHGGRYATLYRMQAAIGNEVLGEDYALKAEL, from the coding sequence ATGAGTCGTCGTCCTAAAAATATTAAAGAAGCATTACCAGGTCTCAGCCGGATTTTTAGCAAATTTGCTCCCCAGATTCGCAAACAAAAATTGCTGATTGGTGCCTCATTTTTAGCACTGCTTGCAGAAACTGCATTTCGGTTATTAGAACCTTGGCCACTGAAACTCATTTTTGACTACATCATTGTCAGTGGTTTTCAGACCGAGGCGCTACCAATACCAGCATTGAGAGGGCTAAATCCTGTCACTCTGTTGACAATATTCACTGGGGCAATTGTGGCGATCGCACTCGCGCGTGCAGCTGCTGCTTACTGTAGTACTGTGGGCATGGCAATTGCTGCAACTCAAGTCATGACTGAGATTCGCGGGAATCTTTATACTCATCTCCAACGACTTTCACTTTCGTTTCATAGCAAAATCAAATCAGGCGATCTGATTACCCGCGTGACCTACGATGTTGAACGATTGCGGGAAGCGACTGTAACTGCTGCTTTACCGTTATTCACAAACATCCTCACGCTCATTGGGATGCTGGGGGTCATGTTTTGGTTAAATTGGGAATTAGCAACACTGGCGATCGCTGCTTTTCCCTTATTTGTCTTTTCTACATTTCGCACAACAAAAAGTATCCAAGGTGTCGCCCGCACACAACGCAAGCGCGAAGGCGCAATGGCAGCGACAGCAGCAGAAGCGATCGGCGCAATTAAAGTAGTCCAAGCATTATCACTGCAAAAAATTCTTGAAGGTGCATTTGCTAGTCAAAACAAAAAAAGTCTAAAAGATGGCGCACGCGTGCAGCGACTCTCTGCGGCACTAGAACGTAGTGTAGAAGCTTTAGTAGCGCTTGCAACTGCTTTAGTTTTGTGGCGAGGTGTTCAGCTTGTGTTGACACAAGCAATTTCTCCAGGAGACTTATTAGTTTTCATCAACTACCTGAAAACAGCTTTCAAGCCCATGCGTTACTTGGCGAAATATACCGGACAAATTGCCAAAGCGACAGCTTCTGGAGAACGCATTATCGATTTATTAGACGCTGTACCAGACATTCGAGATACACGCGGGGCAATTGCTGCACCACCATTTCAGGGTAAGGTTCAGTTTGAGAATGTCACTTTTGCTTATGAACCTGAACAGCCAGTTCTCCGCAACATCAGCTTTACCGTAAAACCAGGACAGCAAGTAGCATTAGTTGGTCCCTCAGGTGGGGGTAAGTCAAGTTTAGTTAGTTTACTACTACGTCTTTACGATCCTCTAGAAGGACGCATTCTCATTGACGGACACGATCTGCGCGAGTATAAACTCGATTCCTTGCGCCAGCAAATTAGTATTGTTTTACAAGACAGCGTGTTATTTGCTGTCAGCGTCCGCGATAACATTTCCTACGGTTCACTCACCGCAACACACCAGGAAATTGAAGCCGCAGCAAAACTTGCTAACGCTCACGACTTTATCATGGCAATGCCCCAAGGGTACGACACTATTTTAAGCGAACGTGGCTCAACGCTATCCGGAGGACAGCGCCAGCGAATTGCGATCGCCCGTGCAGCAGTCCGTCAAGCACCAATTGTCATTCTTGATGAACCGACAACAGGCTTAGATAATCAAAATGAACGTGCTGTCAGCGAAGCACTTGATAGACTTACGGCTGGACGTACCACTTTCATCATTTCTCACAACTTAAGAGCAACTGAGCAAGCTGACTTAATTCTTTACATTGAACAAGGAAAAGTTTTAGAAACTGGTACACATCAGGAACTAATTTGCCACGGCGGTCGTTACGCTACTTTATATCGGATGCAAGCTGCAATCGGTAATGAAGTGCTAGGAGAAGATTATGCCTTAAAAGCAGAGTTGTAA
- a CDS encoding histidine phosphatase family protein has translation MDSQSSAELGSTRVILVRHGQSTFNAQGRYQGRSDESVLTAKGYQSAYQTGVALQRIPIDAIYTSPLQRALETTQEIIKGIDPQNKSLLKFNINSNLTEIDLPAWQGKTFEYVRHSFAAEYKCWQQRPHEFQMNSPNENSGYHHHVATALKQSFPVLNLYEQAQQFWQILPRHLGQTILVVSHGGTNRALISSALNLSPAQYHTIQQSNCGISILNFPANSQSAQLRGLNLTSHLGEVLPKLKAGKQGLRLLLLPIDAIASNQVQHLAEFLKQVSIDFSLTSELCISQEITAHLLQNHPTTVQLQVSRHNFPLIWQQTIDSRRSSMSANTLVTGLVIASSAVIKCILGQILGLNPHDFWRLQLNSGDLSVVHYPLGNSVPISQAINLFDV, from the coding sequence ATGGACTCGCAGTCTAGTGCAGAATTGGGTTCTACTCGTGTCATTTTGGTGCGTCATGGTCAAAGTACCTTCAACGCTCAAGGAAGATATCAAGGACGTAGTGATGAGTCGGTGTTAACCGCAAAAGGTTATCAATCAGCTTATCAAACTGGAGTTGCTCTGCAAAGAATCCCAATAGATGCTATCTATACAAGTCCATTGCAACGCGCACTTGAAACGACGCAGGAAATTATTAAAGGAATTGATCCACAGAATAAATCTCTACTTAAATTCAATATAAATTCCAATCTTACAGAAATTGATCTACCTGCATGGCAAGGAAAAACCTTTGAGTATGTACGCCACAGCTTTGCTGCAGAATACAAATGTTGGCAACAACGCCCGCATGAGTTTCAAATGAATAGCCCAAACGAGAATTCAGGCTATCATCATCATGTTGCAACAGCATTAAAACAGTCCTTTCCAGTCCTGAACCTTTACGAACAAGCACAACAGTTTTGGCAAATTTTGCCCCGCCATCTTGGTCAGACAATATTGGTTGTTAGTCATGGCGGTACAAACCGCGCCCTCATTAGTAGCGCTCTCAATTTGTCACCAGCCCAGTATCATACGATTCAGCAATCAAACTGTGGTATTAGTATTCTGAATTTTCCGGCAAATAGCCAATCAGCACAGTTAAGAGGATTAAATTTGACATCACATTTAGGAGAAGTTTTGCCTAAACTAAAAGCTGGCAAGCAGGGATTACGTTTATTGCTACTTCCTATAGATGCGATCGCCTCAAACCAAGTACAACACTTAGCTGAGTTTCTCAAACAAGTATCGATAGACTTTAGCCTCACCAGTGAATTGTGTATCTCTCAAGAAATTACTGCACATCTTTTGCAAAACCATCCAACAACAGTCCAACTACAAGTATCGCGACATAATTTTCCTTTAATATGGCAACAAACTATTGATTCGCGACGTTCTTCTATGTCAGCTAATACCTTAGTTACCGGATTAGTCATTGCTAGCAGTGCCGTTATTAAATGTATTCTGGGTCAAATATTAGGATTAAATCCTCACGATTTCTGGCGTTTACAATTAAATTCTGGTGACTTAAGTGTTGTTCACTACCCTCTAGGAAACAGTGTACCTATAAGTCAAGCTATAAATTTATTTGACGTTTAA
- a CDS encoding NAD-dependent epimerase, with amino-acid sequence MKVLVTGVAGFVGFHLAQRLLNDGFQVYGIDNLNNYYDVNLKKDRLSQINSHPNFSFQLLDLIDREGIFEIFQNIQFDYVVNLAAQAGVRYSLENPFAYVDSNLSGFVNLLEGCRRSNIKHLVFASSSSVYGANKKVPFSVKDNVDHPISLYAASKKANELVAHVYSHLYNLPTTGLRFFTVYGPWGRPDMAYFKFVQAIATGKPIDVYNFGKMKRDFTYIDDVIEGVVRVMHKPPLENSVVNNDQPESSAPYKIYNIGNNSPVELMTFIEVIESALGRKAQKNFLPMQPGDVPATYADVEDLIADVGFKPSTSIEEGMYKFIQWYINYYEQPLAHHDVAIAKAN; translated from the coding sequence ATGAAAGTATTAGTTACAGGAGTTGCTGGATTTGTTGGATTTCATTTAGCACAACGTTTGTTAAATGATGGTTTTCAAGTCTATGGTATTGATAATCTAAATAATTACTATGATGTCAACTTAAAAAAAGATAGATTGTCACAAATTAACTCTCATCCTAATTTTTCGTTTCAATTGCTTGACTTGATTGATCGTGAAGGAATTTTTGAAATATTTCAAAATATCCAGTTTGATTATGTAGTAAATTTAGCGGCTCAAGCTGGAGTGCGTTATTCGCTTGAAAATCCTTTCGCTTATGTCGATAGTAATTTGTCTGGATTTGTGAATTTATTAGAAGGTTGTCGCCGCAGCAACATCAAACATTTAGTATTTGCTTCCTCTAGTTCAGTTTACGGTGCCAATAAAAAGGTTCCTTTTTCTGTTAAAGACAATGTAGACCATCCCATTTCCTTATATGCAGCTAGCAAGAAAGCTAACGAACTTGTAGCACACGTGTATAGCCATCTTTATAATTTGCCAACAACTGGACTGCGCTTTTTCACAGTTTATGGTCCTTGGGGTAGACCTGACATGGCTTATTTCAAATTCGTACAAGCGATCGCAACAGGAAAACCAATCGATGTATACAATTTTGGTAAAATGAAGCGCGATTTTACCTACATTGATGATGTCATTGAAGGTGTAGTACGAGTAATGCACAAACCTCCACTTGAAAATAGTGTGGTTAACAATGACCAACCAGAATCATCTGCACCTTATAAAATTTACAACATTGGTAACAATAGCCCAGTAGAGTTAATGACGTTTATTGAAGTTATTGAATCTGCTTTAGGAAGAAAAGCCCAGAAGAACTTCTTACCAATGCAGCCTGGAGATGTACCTGCAACATATGCAGATGTAGAGGATTTAATTGCAGATGTTGGTTTTAAACCAAGTACATCAATTGAGGAGGGTATGTATAAATTTATTCAATGGTATATTAATTATTACGAACAACCATTAGCTCATCATGACGTTGCCATTGCAAAGGCAAATTAG